Proteins encoded by one window of Glycine soja cultivar W05 chromosome 15, ASM419377v2, whole genome shotgun sequence:
- the LOC114385841 gene encoding uncharacterized protein LOC114385841 yields the protein MAISEEGPMFLKAIDGSKEYKDKHYMFDLLKDVIKEVGPQNVVQVITDNAPICKASGLLIEAEFPHIFGTPCVVHTLNLGVKNICAAKNVDGNDNVFNECGWIAEVIGDASFIKVFIMTHSMRLAIFNEFSSLKLLSIAETRFASMIVVLKRFKLLKRCLQNMVISDQWNSYREDDVRKAAHVKELILNDIRWDNVDYILSFMDPIYSMIRICDTDASNLHLVYEMWDSMIEKVKATIYRHDEVLENEVSSFFEVINEILNSRWSKSCNPLHCLAHSLNSRYYSDNWLNEVPNRVPPHRDDELSSQRNKCLKRYFSHVNVRTKVYEEFSKFSSCAGDFGSFDSIEDR from the exons ATGGCTATATCTGAAGAAGGACCTATGTTTTTAAAGGCCATTGATGGGTCCAAGGAGTACAAGGACAAACATTACATGTTTGACTTATTAAAGGATGTAATCAAGGAGGTAGGGCCACAAAATGTAGTCCAAGTCATAACTGATAATGCTCCTATTTGTAAGGCATCTGGGTTATTGATAGAAGCTGAATTTCCTCATATTTTTGGGACCCCTTGTGTGGTTCATACTTTGAATCTTGGAGTGAAAAACATTTGTGCTGCAAAGAATGTTGATGGTAATGATAATGTCTTCAATGAATGTGGGTGGATTGCTGAAGTAATTGGCGATGCTTCTTTTATCAAGGTTTTCATCATGACTCATTCAATGAGATTAGCAATTtttaatgagttttcttctcttaAATTGCTTTCAATTGCTGAAACTCGTTTTGCCTCTATGATAGTCGTgttaaaaagatttaaattgtTGAAACGTTGTTTGCAAAATATGGTCATTAGTGATCAATGGAATAGTTATAGAGAAGATGATGTCAGAAAAGCTGCACATGTAAAAGAGTTGATTTTGAATGATATAAGGTGGGATAACGTTGATTACATCCTTTCTTTCATGGATCCTATATATAGCATGATTAGAATATGTGACACTGATGCTTCTAATCTTCACTTAGTGTATGAAATGTGGGATTCTATGATAGAAAAGGTGAAGGCAACCATCTATAGGCATGATGAAGTGCTAGAAAATGAagtttctagtttctttgaagTTATTAATGAAATACTTAATTCTAGGTGGAGTAAGAGTTGTAATCCACTTCATTGCTTAGCTCATTCTCTAAATTCaag gtacTATAGTGATAATTGGCTTAATGAGGTTCCAAATAGGGTTCCTCCTCATAGAGATGATGAACTTTCTAGCCAAAGGAATAAATGTCTTAAGAGATATTTTTCACATGTTAATGTTAGGACAAAAGTTTATGAAGAATTCTCTAAATTCTCATCTTGTGCGGGTGACTTTGGTTCATTTGATTCAATTGAGGATAGATGA
- the LOC114387688 gene encoding uncharacterized protein LOC114387688, producing the protein MVRDMMGTTTTTSSGGCGGGGDMNMNMNEKPAWLERLMAETFFGACGVHQDRRKNEKNVFCLHCCLSICPHCLSSHRSHPLLQVRRYVYHDVIRLDDLEKLIDCSNIQPYTINSAKVIFLNQRPQSRTCKGPANSCFTCDRILQEPFHFCSLSCKVDYMVYAGQSLGSILHRFDESDFAISQFEGLRVDGSEVTDEDTQIAPSSSYSNTEATSNSVISCEPNNNVKKGKANRFLPGIVLSLGSRRKGAPHRAPLS; encoded by the exons ATGGTGAGAGACATGATgggcacaacaacaacaacatcatcaggAGGGTGTGGTGGGGGAGGAGacatgaatatgaatatgaatgaGAAGCCTGCATGGCTAGAGAGGTTGATGGCTGAGACATTCTTTGGTGCTTGTGGGGTCCACCAGGATCGCAGGAAGAACGAGAAGAACGTCTTTTGCTTGCACTGTTGCCTTAGCATCTGCCCCCACTGCCTCTCTTCCCACCGCTCTCACCCTCTCCTCCAG GTGCGAAGGTATGTTTACCACGACGTGATTCGATTAGATGATCTGGAAAAACTCATTGATTGTTCCAATATTCAG CCCTATACTATAAACAGCGCCAAAGTAATATTCTTAAATCAGAGGCCACAATCAAGGACATGCAAAGGTCCTGCCAACTCTTGCTTCACCTGTGACAGGATTCTTCAGGAGCCATTCCATTTCTGTTCTCTATCATGCAAG GTTGATTACATGGTGTACGCGGGTCAAAGCTTGGGCAGCATTTTACATCGATTCGACGAATCTGATTTTGCAATTTCGCAGTTCGAGGGTCTAAGAGTGGATGGCTCAGAGGTAACTGATGAAGATACCCAAATTGCCCCTAGTTCTTCTTATTCCAACACTGAGGCCACCAGCAATTCCGTAATTTCATGCGAACCTAATAACAACGTGAAGAAGGGCAAGGCCAACAGGTTCCTCCCTGGGATCGTCCTGTCTCTTGGCAGCAGAAGAAAGGGTGCCCCTCATAGGGCCCCTCTCTCCTAA